A genome region from Bombilactobacillus bombi includes the following:
- the prmA gene encoding 50S ribosomal protein L11 methyltransferase — protein sequence MEKNWSQLQILTNPENFELVTNALIIQQITGIENLNHDRGLAIYLPSEQLTKDWCHQLQITLNQLGLTDSAYQLQIIANVNMHWGQNWAPYYQPVRISHFMSIIPSWQKDLVQSPYDILMDPQESFGSGEHATTKLCLQALEEVVNHQESLIDVGTGTGILAIAAAKLGVKTLYGYDISDEAIVVAQKNFNLNCPQEKFQVAINSLLDNITNSAEIITANMLEEPIRALIPQLAPHLKAKGHVIISGILETKIATITQLLKQEHLAIIKTSAAQGWGCIIAQKERG from the coding sequence ATGGAAAAAAATTGGAGTCAGCTACAAATATTAACTAATCCTGAAAATTTTGAATTAGTGACTAATGCCTTAATCATCCAACAAATTACGGGCATTGAAAATCTTAACCATGATCGTGGATTAGCAATTTATTTACCTAGTGAGCAGTTAACAAAAGATTGGTGTCACCAATTACAAATCACCTTAAACCAATTAGGTTTAACAGATTCGGCATATCAATTACAAATTATCGCCAATGTGAATATGCATTGGGGACAAAATTGGGCGCCATATTATCAACCTGTTCGTATTTCACATTTTATGTCTATTATTCCTAGTTGGCAAAAAGACTTAGTCCAAAGTCCTTATGATATTCTCATGGATCCCCAGGAATCTTTTGGTAGTGGTGAACATGCGACTACTAAGCTTTGCTTACAAGCGCTAGAAGAAGTTGTCAATCACCAAGAATCTTTAATTGATGTAGGTACAGGAACTGGTATTTTGGCAATTGCAGCCGCTAAATTAGGCGTTAAAACCCTTTATGGCTATGATATTTCGGATGAAGCCATTGTGGTAGCCCAGAAAAATTTTAATTTGAATTGCCCCCAAGAAAAGTTTCAAGTGGCGATTAATTCGTTACTAGATAATATAACTAACAGCGCTGAGATTATTACAGCTAATATGTTAGAAGAACCCATTAGAGCTTTAATTCCACAATTAGCACCGCATTTAAAAGCGAAAGGGCATGTGATTATTTCAGGTATTTTGGAAACTAAAATTGCAACTATTACTCAGCTTTTAAAACAAGAACACCTTGCCATCATTAAAACTAGTGCAGCACAAGGATGGGGCTGTATAATTGCTCAAAAGGAGCGCGGATAA
- a CDS encoding RsmE family RNA methyltransferase, with product MQQIFLNQTLDANQSLTLADDYFQHLIKVLRLQINDQFWVVDAVQNTFKAQITAINARDFQVSLTAQSRAYSELPVKTIIACALSKKDKVDWITQKATELGAHEIIFFKSQYSIMKWSDTVVSKKLTRLNQIALNAAQQAHRLFVPQVHYFATLEQLIATKSADFCLVAYEEAAKQNESSNLAAALHTINPQQSIFCLFGPEGGFTVEEIAQLRQNDYNPCGLGPRILRAETAPLYFLSALSYQIELDKDLSK from the coding sequence ATGCAACAAATTTTTCTTAATCAAACATTAGATGCAAACCAATCTTTAACACTAGCTGATGATTATTTTCAGCATTTAATTAAGGTGTTACGCTTACAAATTAATGATCAATTTTGGGTGGTTGATGCAGTTCAAAATACTTTTAAAGCACAAATTACTGCCATTAATGCTAGGGATTTTCAAGTATCATTGACAGCACAATCTCGCGCCTATAGTGAGTTGCCTGTAAAAACAATAATTGCTTGTGCCTTATCTAAAAAGGATAAAGTTGATTGGATTACTCAAAAGGCTACTGAATTAGGAGCCCATGAAATTATTTTTTTTAAATCACAATATTCAATTATGAAATGGTCAGATACTGTAGTTTCTAAAAAATTAACTCGACTTAATCAAATTGCGCTGAATGCAGCTCAACAAGCGCATCGGCTGTTTGTGCCTCAAGTACATTATTTTGCTACTTTAGAGCAGCTAATAGCTACTAAAAGTGCAGATTTTTGCTTGGTGGCTTATGAAGAAGCAGCTAAACAAAATGAAAGCAGCAACTTAGCCGCCGCTTTGCACACTATTAATCCACAACAGTCAATTTTTTGTCTATTTGGTCCTGAAGGCGGGTTTACGGTTGAAGAAATCGCGCAATTGAGGCAAAATGATTATAATCCATGTGGTTTAGGGCCGAGAATTTTACGTGCAGAGACAGCACCTTTGTATTTTTTAAGTGCATTGTCATATCAAATTGAATTAGATAAGGATCTTTCAAAGTGA
- a CDS encoding RelA/SpoT family protein, giving the protein MPKEKIYTAQEVFDLCASYMNERHIDYIKKAYQMAAYVHRDQKRASGEPYIIHPIQVAAILANLKMDPDTISAGFLHDVVEDTNIISEDIRELFGNDVANIVEGVTKISKYKYESHQQLLAANHRKMLLATAQDMRVIMVKLADRLHNMRTLNHLRADKQRRIANETLEIYAPLADRLGISTIKWELEDLSLRYLNPQQYYRIVHLMNSKRAQREEYIQGAIKEVKDNIDQLHISYEISGRAKHIYSIYKKMVEKHKRFEELYDLLAIRIMVNSVRDCYGVLGNIHSKWKPMPGRFKDYIAVPKVNGYQSLHTTVIGPQGRPLEVQIRTYKMHEIAEYGVAAHWAYKEGKKEKIALDNNDHQIDVFREIMEIQEESSTDADFMKNIKGDVFSDRVYVFTPKGEVLELPKGAVPLDFAYQVHTEVGNHTTGAKVNGKIVPLDYKLHNGDLVELLTQSNATPSRDWENIVYTTRARNKIKRYFKSVDRQQNIETGRNKIERELLDRNFAPKNYLNKKALQPVLERYNFATEDELLAAVGYGEVSVIGVANRLTESDRKKAEQQKKAEYEDRIMSDDSNKDENNNDHSDTALETDDREIHIQGVENLLIHMAKCCTPIPGDAIVGYITKGRGITIHRENCPNIQEEQTDRLIEASWGNVYNHQYLVKLEVFGFNRNGLLNDILQIVNKQTNMLNDVNGRMDHDRMAHVSLTVGVRNLEHLKDIIAKINNIPDVYNVKRVIN; this is encoded by the coding sequence ATGCCAAAAGAAAAAATTTACACGGCACAAGAAGTTTTTGATCTTTGTGCCTCTTATATGAATGAACGGCATATTGATTATATCAAAAAGGCCTATCAAATGGCGGCTTACGTCCATCGTGATCAAAAAAGAGCTTCTGGAGAACCATATATTATCCATCCTATTCAAGTGGCCGCGATTTTAGCTAATTTAAAAATGGATCCGGATACTATTTCAGCGGGCTTTTTACATGATGTGGTTGAAGATACTAATATTATTTCAGAAGATATTCGAGAATTATTTGGCAATGATGTAGCCAATATTGTTGAAGGCGTAACTAAAATTTCTAAATACAAGTATGAATCTCATCAACAACTTTTAGCTGCTAATCATCGGAAAATGCTTTTAGCAACGGCGCAAGATATGCGGGTAATTATGGTTAAATTAGCCGACCGTCTACATAATATGCGGACATTAAATCACTTACGTGCAGATAAACAACGGCGAATTGCTAATGAAACTTTAGAAATTTATGCGCCATTGGCTGACCGGTTAGGTATTAGTACAATTAAGTGGGAACTTGAAGATTTGTCTTTGCGTTATTTAAATCCACAGCAATATTATCGTATTGTGCATTTAATGAATTCTAAACGTGCTCAACGAGAAGAATATATTCAAGGTGCTATTAAAGAAGTCAAAGATAATATTGATCAGCTGCATATTTCTTATGAAATTAGTGGTCGTGCTAAGCATATATATTCAATTTATAAAAAAATGGTCGAGAAGCATAAAAGGTTTGAAGAGCTGTATGATTTACTAGCTATTCGAATTATGGTTAATTCCGTAAGAGATTGTTATGGTGTGCTAGGAAATATTCACTCAAAGTGGAAACCCATGCCTGGACGTTTTAAAGATTATATTGCAGTTCCTAAAGTTAATGGTTACCAATCTTTACACACAACGGTCATTGGTCCGCAGGGTCGTCCTTTAGAAGTGCAAATCCGCACCTATAAAATGCATGAAATTGCTGAATATGGGGTAGCTGCTCATTGGGCTTACAAAGAAGGTAAAAAAGAAAAAATTGCCCTAGATAATAATGATCACCAAATTGATGTCTTTCGTGAAATTATGGAGATTCAAGAAGAATCTTCGACTGATGCTGATTTCATGAAAAACATTAAAGGCGATGTGTTTAGTGATCGGGTGTATGTTTTTACACCCAAAGGAGAAGTCTTAGAATTGCCTAAGGGTGCAGTACCTCTAGATTTTGCTTATCAAGTCCATACGGAAGTTGGTAATCACACTACTGGGGCTAAGGTAAACGGAAAAATTGTCCCTTTGGATTATAAGTTGCATAATGGTGATTTAGTCGAATTATTAACTCAATCTAATGCCACTCCGAGTCGAGATTGGGAAAATATTGTTTATACTACACGAGCACGTAATAAAATTAAACGTTATTTCAAAAGTGTTGATCGTCAGCAAAATATCGAAACTGGGCGCAATAAAATTGAACGGGAGCTCTTAGATCGTAATTTTGCCCCTAAAAATTATTTAAATAAAAAGGCTTTACAGCCCGTTTTGGAACGTTATAATTTTGCCACTGAAGATGAACTGTTAGCCGCAGTAGGGTATGGTGAAGTATCTGTTATTGGAGTGGCTAATCGCTTAACAGAATCTGATCGAAAAAAGGCTGAGCAACAAAAAAAGGCCGAATATGAAGATCGGATTATGAGCGATGATTCTAATAAAGATGAAAACAACAACGATCACAGTGATACCGCCTTGGAAACAGATGATCGTGAAATTCATATTCAAGGTGTCGAAAATCTTTTAATTCATATGGCTAAATGTTGTACACCTATTCCGGGAGATGCAATCGTTGGTTATATTACTAAGGGACGTGGAATTACAATTCATCGTGAAAACTGCCCTAATATTCAAGAAGAGCAAACTGATCGCTTGATTGAAGCTAGTTGGGGCAACGTTTATAATCATCAATATCTAGTCAAACTAGAAGTTTTTGGTTTTAATCGCAATGGATTATTAAATGATATTTTACAAATTGTTAATAAACAAACGAACATGCTCAATGATGTTAATGGCCGAATGGACCATGATCGGATGGCACATGTTTCCTTAACGGTGGGAGTTCGGAATTTAGAGCATTTGAAAGATATTATAGCGAAGATTAATAATATTCCTGATGTCTATAACGTCAAAAGAGTCATTAATTGA
- the dtd gene encoding D-aminoacyl-tRNA deacylase — MKVVLQRVQQASVTIKHQLVSQIGAGLLLLVGFGQDDNSEVVDYLVAKISKSRIFADENGKTNLSIADVKGEILSVSQFTLYANTKKGNRPSFTEALEPQKAQKLYELFNQQLANTGVNVKTGVFGADMQVELINDGPLTIIYER; from the coding sequence ATGAAGGTTGTATTACAAAGAGTTCAACAAGCGAGTGTCACAATTAAACACCAATTAGTCTCCCAAATTGGTGCTGGACTATTACTATTAGTAGGATTTGGACAAGACGATAACTCGGAAGTAGTTGATTATTTAGTTGCAAAAATCAGTAAAAGTCGCATTTTTGCGGATGAAAATGGTAAAACCAATTTATCTATTGCTGATGTTAAAGGCGAAATTTTATCTGTGTCGCAGTTTACCTTATATGCCAATACTAAAAAGGGTAATCGGCCTAGTTTTACAGAAGCGCTAGAACCACAAAAGGCCCAAAAGTTATACGAGCTGTTTAATCAGCAACTAGCCAATACAGGTGTGAATGTGAAAACAGGTGTATTTGGCGCTGATATGCAGGTCGAATTAATCAACGATGGTCCGTTGACCATTATTTATGAGAGGTAA
- a CDS encoding HAD hydrolase-like protein, whose amino-acid sequence MVLQNAIWDFDGTLADTYPGILASLQKTLQDFNYPIQDASELYRFIKLHSVKEYWHQLVPDENYEKIYQYFQKVDHQMQKQISLLPHAQMTLQKIVDHGGHNYLWTHRDNLVWQLLDQNNIGQYFEDVITSQDEFARKPDPAAINSLVAKHNLLTVQTAMIGDRSLDIQAGQNANVQTIYYDVDQFHDDHQASYIVQDLQEIVTLFEKD is encoded by the coding sequence ATGGTTTTGCAAAATGCAATTTGGGATTTTGATGGCACTTTGGCTGATACCTATCCAGGAATTTTAGCTAGTTTGCAAAAAACACTACAGGATTTTAATTATCCTATACAGGATGCATCCGAACTTTACCGATTTATTAAATTGCATTCCGTGAAAGAATATTGGCATCAATTAGTTCCTGATGAAAATTACGAAAAAATATATCAATATTTTCAAAAAGTTGACCACCAAATGCAAAAACAAATTTCTTTATTACCACATGCACAAATGACTTTGCAAAAAATTGTGGATCACGGGGGTCATAATTATTTATGGACTCATCGAGACAATTTGGTGTGGCAGTTATTGGACCAAAACAATATTGGGCAGTATTTTGAGGATGTAATTACCAGCCAAGATGAATTTGCACGCAAACCTGATCCTGCAGCAATTAATTCTTTAGTTGCCAAGCATAACTTGTTGACCGTACAAACAGCAATGATAGGTGATCGTTCATTAGATATTCAAGCAGGTCAAAATGCTAATGTACAGACAATTTATTATGATGTGGATCAGTTTCATGATGATCACCAAGCTAGTTATATTGTGCAAGATTTACAAGAAATAGTAACATTGTTTGAAAAAGATTAA
- a CDS encoding N-acetylmuramoyl-L-alanine amidase yields the protein MELRRSSIRKKKQQHFVWAAIIVLIACSSVTTFAAAKANQVIVKANFLNVRIGPSLSYETLTRVKRGETLTILSEKNQWYQVRLAGDKIGWVASWLINNDDANTSSNTVGVIKAPNTNVQKYPDNNSEVLGTLPQLQKVNIVYTQNDWSQILYNDTVGWIPNSELIITDKVARKINNNRDQNLNIRSVTTLQNNTKILAEPHTDAKVVAHITDQTTLQYLGKEGDFYKIKLNSGDTGYIASWLVSISNSKHPIKSAATKISEATIVIDPGHGGSDTGALTTNQKHYEKTYTLDTAQRLQKQLQQAGANVILTRKGDSDMDLASRARLANKLNADVFISLHFDSTSDKSQATGVTTYYYSEKKDQPLAQNIQRQFKHLALPSRGTRFGDFEVTRENEQPAILIEGGYLNNKKDYKQIANPAYRQKLADCILQGLMDYFK from the coding sequence ATGGAATTACGTAGAAGCTCTATTCGGAAAAAAAAACAGCAGCATTTTGTTTGGGCTGCAATTATTGTTTTAATTGCCTGTTCAAGTGTGACTACATTTGCAGCTGCTAAAGCCAACCAAGTTATCGTGAAGGCTAATTTTTTAAATGTTCGTATCGGACCCAGTCTTTCATATGAAACTTTGACTCGTGTCAAACGCGGTGAAACATTGACCATTTTGAGTGAAAAAAATCAATGGTATCAAGTTCGACTAGCTGGAGATAAAATTGGCTGGGTAGCTAGTTGGCTAATTAATAATGATGATGCTAATACCTCTAGTAATACAGTTGGCGTTATCAAAGCTCCCAACACTAATGTTCAAAAATATCCAGACAATAATTCTGAAGTTTTGGGAACATTGCCCCAATTGCAAAAAGTCAATATTGTATATACACAAAACGATTGGAGTCAGATTCTTTATAATGACACCGTTGGCTGGATTCCCAATTCTGAATTAATTATTACCGATAAAGTAGCCCGTAAAATTAACAATAATCGCGATCAAAACCTCAATATCCGCTCGGTCACTACTCTGCAAAATAATACCAAAATACTTGCTGAGCCACATACTGATGCTAAAGTTGTTGCTCATATTACTGATCAAACAACTCTGCAATATTTAGGCAAGGAAGGTGATTTTTATAAGATTAAATTAAATTCTGGTGACACTGGTTATATTGCTAGTTGGCTGGTATCAATCTCTAATTCTAAACATCCTATTAAAAGTGCTGCCACTAAAATTTCTGAAGCGACCATTGTTATCGATCCTGGTCATGGAGGCAGCGACACAGGTGCTTTAACTACTAATCAAAAACACTACGAAAAAACTTATACTCTCGATACAGCTCAGCGTCTGCAAAAACAATTACAACAAGCTGGTGCTAATGTTATTTTGACACGAAAAGGCGATAGTGATATGGATCTTGCATCAAGGGCACGGCTAGCTAACAAATTAAATGCTGACGTTTTTATTAGTTTGCATTTTGATTCAACTTCGGATAAGAGTCAAGCTACCGGGGTTACCACATATTATTATTCAGAAAAGAAAGATCAACCTCTTGCTCAAAATATTCAAAGACAATTTAAACACTTAGCCCTGCCTAGTCGCGGCACTAGATTTGGCGACTTTGAAGTTACTCGTGAAAATGAGCAACCAGCTATTTTAATTGAAGGTGGTTATCTGAATAATAAAAAAGACTATAAACAAATCGCTAATCCTGCCTATCGGCAAAAATTGGCAGATTGTATTTTGCAAGGATTGATGGATTATTTTAAATAA
- the hisS gene encoding histidine--tRNA ligase: MRYQKLKGMVDILPGESEHWQYLESIAQKVFNNYQYHEIRTPLLEQYDVFARSSGDSSDIVSKEMYDFEDKGHRHVALRPEGTAGVVRAYVENKLFGPDHIHPYKVWYKGPMFRYERPQSGRQRQFHQIGVEALGSDSPAIDVETIAMASDFLHELGLANYKVVINTLGDQQTRSAYHQALLDYLMPLKEQLSADSKERLTKNPLRILDSKDSQDQEIVAHAPSILDYLTPAAQEHFGQVQQLLAALEIDYEIDANMVRGLDYYNHTIFEIMMTSPAFGNKEMTLIAGGRYNGLVAELGGPEVAGVGFGMGVERLLLVLKQQQDNLPAPNYPDIYLVAVDQSSSLEVSKLLAQLRKAGISAERDYLDKKVKGQFKQADRMHAKFTLAIGEQELKEHKAQLKRMQDGQQVEVDLTKISDLITKVQEG; this comes from the coding sequence GTGCGCTATCAAAAATTAAAAGGTATGGTTGATATCTTGCCAGGAGAAAGTGAACATTGGCAATATTTAGAATCAATCGCACAAAAAGTCTTTAATAATTACCAATATCATGAAATTAGGACACCACTGTTAGAACAATATGATGTCTTTGCCCGTTCCTCTGGTGATAGTTCGGATATTGTTTCTAAAGAAATGTATGACTTTGAAGATAAGGGACATCGCCATGTTGCTTTGAGACCGGAAGGTACTGCAGGGGTGGTCAGAGCCTATGTTGAAAATAAATTGTTTGGCCCAGATCACATTCATCCTTATAAAGTTTGGTATAAAGGACCAATGTTTCGTTATGAACGTCCTCAATCAGGACGACAGCGGCAATTTCATCAAATTGGTGTTGAAGCTCTAGGCAGTGATAGTCCAGCTATTGATGTTGAAACAATTGCAATGGCGAGTGATTTTTTACATGAATTAGGTTTGGCTAATTATAAAGTCGTTATTAACACATTAGGTGACCAACAGACCCGTTCTGCTTATCATCAAGCACTGTTAGATTACTTAATGCCTTTAAAAGAGCAATTAAGTGCGGATTCTAAAGAACGCCTAACAAAAAATCCATTACGTATTTTAGATAGTAAGGATAGCCAAGATCAAGAAATAGTAGCGCATGCACCCTCAATTTTAGATTATTTAACACCAGCAGCTCAAGAGCACTTTGGGCAAGTCCAACAATTATTGGCAGCACTAGAAATTGATTATGAAATTGATGCTAATATGGTACGTGGTTTAGACTATTATAACCATACTATTTTTGAAATCATGATGACTAGTCCTGCATTTGGCAATAAAGAAATGACCTTAATCGCAGGTGGACGTTATAATGGATTAGTAGCTGAATTAGGGGGTCCTGAAGTAGCTGGAGTCGGATTTGGTATGGGTGTAGAACGTCTTTTATTGGTATTAAAACAGCAACAAGACAACTTGCCTGCACCTAATTATCCAGATATTTATTTAGTTGCTGTTGATCAAAGCAGCTCTTTAGAAGTTTCCAAACTATTAGCGCAGCTACGCAAGGCAGGTATTTCTGCTGAACGTGATTATCTAGATAAAAAGGTCAAAGGTCAATTTAAACAAGCAGATCGGATGCATGCCAAATTCACTTTGGCAATTGGAGAACAAGAATTAAAAGAACATAAAGCACAATTAAAAAGAATGCAAGATGGTCAACAAGTAGAAGTTGATTTAACTAAGATTTCTGATTTGATTACAAAAGTACAAGAGGGATAA